The Stigmatella ashevillena genomic sequence AGCGCGTCGATCCAGGCCGCGTCCGTACTGCTGGTATCGGTGCCTCCCGGAGCGGGTGAGGCGACGAGGTGGGGCCACTGGGCATCCAGGTGCTGCACCTTGCCCAGGGCGCCCCAGTGCAGGTAGGCGGCCCGGGCCTCGCGCGCGAAAGCATCGGCGGTGAGGGGCGACTGCCTCGCACGCCAGAAGTTCGCCGCCAATTCGCTGGCCAGCCCCACGTGGTGGACGGCGCCATTCTGGCGGGCCAGGCGGATGGCCTCCTCGTAGGAGCGCATCGCCTCCTCCGAGCGCCCCTCGATGCGCGCCAACTCACCCGCCACCATGCGCTCGGTGGCGAGGAAGTTCTCGGGACAGTTCGCGGCCCACTCCGCGAGCTGCTCACGGTGCCCAGAGATGTCCTCGAGAAACTGCCGCTGCTCCTCCGGCGTTGCCCGCTCGAAGCACGCGGCCAAGGTCAGGGCGCGGTAGAGGTGGTGTTCTCTCCAGGAGATGCTGCCCTTCATGGACCACAGGAGCCCGGCCGACTTTTCCGCTGCTTCCCGGGCCTCTGCGTAGGAGCCACACATGAAGCGCGACTGGAGCTTGAGAATCCAGTACTCGCACCGCACGGTGCTCATGCGCGAGGGCGTCAGCTTGGCCTCGAAGGACTGCTCATCGAAGCCGTCCCCGCTCATCGTGTTGAACGAGAGCGAGCGCCCGCGCAGTTGCTGGACGTAGCGCCAGGTGGACATGAACAAGTCCTGCGCATCCGGAGTCCCAGCCTGACGCACGAACGCGCTGCGTCTGATCGCGCTCTGGTGGGTCTCATCGAGGTTCTGTCCCATGGCAAGGCACACATCCATGAGGGAGACGCAGCTGTAGCTGGCGACCACGAAGTCTCCTGACTGGAGACCGTGCTCGAAGCCGTTCTGGAGGAGCTCCTGCGAGACGGACAGAGGCTGGTTCCAATTGCTGCTGAGATGCAGGCACAGGAGCATGGTCGCCCGGTAGGCCGTCAGGTCGTACCGCTCGACGAACGCTCGGGCGAGCAGGCACAAGGCATGGCCTTCCCGGTACCTTTTGAAGGAAGATCCGGACACCGCCCCGAGCCAGCTGAATCCAGGCACTGCCTCTTCCGTAAAACCGTGGCGAAGGGTGAGCGAGACCATCCGGCACAGGACGACGATGAGCAGGTGGTTGTCGGTGATGTAAGCCGATCCGTAGAGCGCGCTGAGGGCGCTCATCACCACCTTCATGTCCGGGTCGGTCATGAGGGGCACGCCGATGAAACTCTCGATGGACTGCTGCCCGATCAACGCCTCCATCTCCCCGTGGGCGGCTTCGACTTCCTCCCGGGTGGGGTGCGGTGACATGGGCATGCCCAGGCGCTCCAAGCACTCCAGCATGCACGTCACGGCCCCCTGGATTTCGCCCACCGCCAGACAGAGGGTGCGCTTCAGGCTGTAGGCAGCCGTGGAGTCCTCACGGGTCCGCGCCCGGGAGAGGAGTTCCTCCACCAAGCGGCGCGCCTCAGCGATGTTGCCGCTCTGCAACTCGCACTTTGCCCGAGCGAGCCGCACCCTGAAAGCCAGCCCGTAGTCCGTCTCCCAGGCATCTCCTGGGATGAGCGCGAAGGCCGCCGTGAGGTAGGCAATGGCAGGGCGGTGCGCCACCGCCGCGGCGGCCTTCTTGCCCGCCTCCGCGTTGAGCCGTGCCACCTGGTGCCGCTCCTCGGGCTCGTCGATCAGGTCCGCCCCCGCGTTGAGCTGACTCAGCACGTCGAAGATTGTTTCGCCCACCTCCGCCCTGGACAGGTTGGTGAGCAGCAACCGGCCGATGCGCAGGTGGACGGCCTTGCGCTCCGTCTCGGAGAGGAGGGCGTGCGCCGCCTGCTGGATGCGGTCGTGGAGGAAGCGGTACTGCGCCAGGCCCACGCGCGCCAGCATCCCCTCTTGGAACGCGGGTTCGAGCCCCTGCTCCACCTCTGCGCGATCCTCCTGCCCGGCGAGTGTGCCCAGCACCGAGGCCGAGAAGACATTGCCCACACAGGCCGCCAGCCGGAGCAAGTGCTGCGTCCCAACGGGAAACTGGCGCAGCTTGTCCACCATGAAGTGGACGACATTGTCCGAGTAGCCCCGAGCCTGGACTCCCTGGGCATCCCACCACCACCCCCCGGGGATTCGTACCAGCAAGCCCTCCTGGTTCAGCGTCACCATCCACTGAAGCAGGAAGAAGGGGTTTCCCCCCGTCTTTTCGTGCGACAGCACCGCGAGCGGCCCGGCGACATCCGCACTCACGCCCGGGAGCATATCGGCCACGAGCTGTGCCACCTGTTCCAGGTTCAGCGGTTCCAGTTGGATGCTGGTCACCGGCACCCCCGCCTTGCGCACCGCTTCCAGCACCGGCGTCAGCGGGTGGGTGGGGCTCACCTCGTTGTCACGGTAGGCGCCGATCCACAGCACCGGAGGCGTCTCCGGCTGGGACAGCAACTGCTGGATGAGCTTGAGGCTGGCCAGGTCCGCCCACTGCAGATCATCCAGGAACATCACCAGCGGATGCGCGGAGGTGGCGAACACCTGGAGGAACTTCCACACCACCCGGTGAAGGCGATGTCTCGTCTCGTTGGGAGGCAATGCCTGGAGCGGCGGCTGTGGGCCCACCAAGACCTCCAGCTGCGGCACCAGGTCCACGAGCGCCTGGCCATCTCCCTCCCAGCCCTGAAGCACCCGCTCGCGCCACCTCGCCAGTTCCTCATCGGAGCCCGCGAGCAGCTGCTGCACCAACCCGCGAATGGCCTGTGCCAGGGTGGCGTAGGGAATGTCTCGCTGGAACTGGTCGAACTTGCCTCGAAGGAAGAACCCACGCCGCTGCACCACCGGCTTGTGCAGCTCTTGCACCACCGAGGACTTGCCGATGCCCGAGTAGCCGCTGACCAGGAACAGCTCCGGCCTGCCGGTCTGGACCACCCGTTCGAAGCCCTGGATCAACGAGGAGACCTGGGCCTCACGCCCATAGAACCGCTGGGGCAATTGGAACTGGTGGGAGGTGTCATGTGCGCCGGGAATGAACCCTTCCAGCGCGCCATGGCCCAACGCCTCACGGCACTGCTCGAGGTCTGCCGTCAGCCCTTCCGCGCTCTGGTAGCGCTCCTCCGCCACCTTGGCCAGCAGCTTCATGACGATGGCCGACAAGGCCGACGGCACCTCGGGGTTGAGCTCGTGCGGCGGCCTCGGAGACTGGGCCATGTGCGCGTGGAACCACTCGAGCGCATCCCTGCCCTGAAACGGCCGCTGCCCCGTGAGCAGTTCGTAGAGCGTCACACCCAGTGAATAGAAATCCGTCCGGTAGTCCACCGCCCGGTTCATCCGCCCGGTCTGCTCGGGGGACATGTACGCCAGCGTTCCTTCGATCTGGTGGGCCGGCGCCGCCTCCAGGTGTTCCACCTTCTGCAGCGTGGCCACCCCGAAATCGATCAGGCGCGCCTGCCCGGACGGCTCAAGGATGATGTTGGAGGGCTTGATGTCCTTGTGGATGACGTTGTGGCAGTGGATTTCCGCCAGGGTCGAGGCCAGGGAGATGGCCACACCCAGGCACCGCGAGACACCCAACGGTTGGCCCACGGACTCGGACAGGGGCTCGCCAAGCACCTTCTCCAACAGAAGCACCGGCCGCTCGCGGATCCGCTCGCAGGAGTAGGGCTTGGCCACGCCGCGCACCGCGTGGAGCCGCTGCAGGATTCCAAACTCGCGCCGGTAGCGCTCGCGCTCGTTGGGGCCCGGCGTGGAGGCGATCGGCGTCTTGAGGATGACGGGCAGCCCATCCGCCTCACGCACCGCCTGGAAGAGCACGTTGGAGCCTGTCGCTCGAATCGTGCCCAGCACCTTGTAGCCCGGAATGTCCAACATGGATGAGATCTCCAGCGGACATGACGGGCCTCTCCCTCATTGCCTCCGCACCCAGAACCGTACCCGTTCGCAACACGGTCTGGACGGACAACGTTCTCCTGAGGCACCCGGGGGCTGATGCCTCGCGCGCCCGGGCTGGGACCGCGGGGCCCCATGCCTGTCTGCTTACGCGCGGGGATGGGCCGCGTCGTAGACCTGCTGGAGTTGCTCCACGGTGACGTGGGTATAGCGCTGCGTCGTGGACAGGCTGGCGTGCCCCAACAGCTCCTGGATGCTGCGCACGTCCGCGCCTCCCCCCAGCAGGTGCGTGGCGAACGAGTGGCGCAGCGCGTGCGGGCTCACCTTGCGCGTCAGGGCGCACTTCACCACGTAGGTGTCCAGGTGCCGGGCGATGCTGCGCGGCGTCAGGCGTCCGCCCCGGTAGTTGAGGAACATCGCCTCCGGGTCCTGCCCCGCATGCGCCGTGGCCAACAGCTCCCCGCGCCGCGCCAGGTAGGCCTCCAGCGCCCGGATCGAGGGCTCGTTGACCGGGCACAGGCGCTCCTTGCTGCCCTTGCCCATCACCCGGACGATGCGCCCGCTTCGATCCACGTCCAGCAGGTTCAGTCCGCACAGCTCGCTGATGCGAAGGCCGCCGCCGTAGAGGATCTCCAGGATGGCCCGGTCCCTCAGGCCCAGCACCGTCTTGAGCGAGGGCATCTCCAGGATGGCAAAGACTTCGTCCACCGGGAGCACCTTGGGCAGGCTCTTGGGCAACTTCGGACTCTTCACCAGCTTCGCCGGACTGGCCGAGAGAAGCTTCTGGCGCACCAGGTACTTGTAGAAGGACTTGATGCTCGCCAGCCGCCGTCCACGGCTTGAGGGCGCGTGATCCACCGCCAACGTGCCCAGGTACCCTCGGATCGCCGCATGCGAGCCCGCCAGCAGCGTGAGCTTCATCGTGCCGACGAGGTACTTCTCGAAGTCGACCAGATCGATGAGGTAGTTGCGC encodes the following:
- a CDS encoding trifunctional serine/threonine-protein kinase/ATP-binding protein/sensor histidine kinase, encoding MLDIPGYKVLGTIRATGSNVLFQAVREADGLPVILKTPIASTPGPNERERYRREFGILQRLHAVRGVAKPYSCERIRERPVLLLEKVLGEPLSESVGQPLGVSRCLGVAISLASTLAEIHCHNVIHKDIKPSNIILEPSGQARLIDFGVATLQKVEHLEAAPAHQIEGTLAYMSPEQTGRMNRAVDYRTDFYSLGVTLYELLTGQRPFQGRDALEWFHAHMAQSPRPPHELNPEVPSALSAIVMKLLAKVAEERYQSAEGLTADLEQCREALGHGALEGFIPGAHDTSHQFQLPQRFYGREAQVSSLIQGFERVVQTGRPELFLVSGYSGIGKSSVVQELHKPVVQRRGFFLRGKFDQFQRDIPYATLAQAIRGLVQQLLAGSDEELARWRERVLQGWEGDGQALVDLVPQLEVLVGPQPPLQALPPNETRHRLHRVVWKFLQVFATSAHPLVMFLDDLQWADLASLKLIQQLLSQPETPPVLWIGAYRDNEVSPTHPLTPVLEAVRKAGVPVTSIQLEPLNLEQVAQLVADMLPGVSADVAGPLAVLSHEKTGGNPFFLLQWMVTLNQEGLLVRIPGGWWWDAQGVQARGYSDNVVHFMVDKLRQFPVGTQHLLRLAACVGNVFSASVLGTLAGQEDRAEVEQGLEPAFQEGMLARVGLAQYRFLHDRIQQAAHALLSETERKAVHLRIGRLLLTNLSRAEVGETIFDVLSQLNAGADLIDEPEERHQVARLNAEAGKKAAAAVAHRPAIAYLTAAFALIPGDAWETDYGLAFRVRLARAKCELQSGNIAEARRLVEELLSRARTREDSTAAYSLKRTLCLAVGEIQGAVTCMLECLERLGMPMSPHPTREEVEAAHGEMEALIGQQSIESFIGVPLMTDPDMKVVMSALSALYGSAYITDNHLLIVVLCRMVSLTLRHGFTEEAVPGFSWLGAVSGSSFKRYREGHALCLLARAFVERYDLTAYRATMLLCLHLSSNWNQPLSVSQELLQNGFEHGLQSGDFVVASYSCVSLMDVCLAMGQNLDETHQSAIRRSAFVRQAGTPDAQDLFMSTWRYVQQLRGRSLSFNTMSGDGFDEQSFEAKLTPSRMSTVRCEYWILKLQSRFMCGSYAEAREAAEKSAGLLWSMKGSISWREHHLYRALTLAACFERATPEEQRQFLEDISGHREQLAEWAANCPENFLATERMVAGELARIEGRSEEAMRSYEEAIRLARQNGAVHHVGLASELAANFWRARQSPLTADAFAREARAAYLHWGALGKVQHLDAQWPHLVASPAPGGTDTSSTDAAWIDALTVVKAQQAISGEIVLERLVTTLLRAAIENAGAQRGTLLLPDGDTLTVAATSSGIPGSPIVPSGEEVPALPWTILAYVRRTREPVLIGDASLSHPFSSDAYLERGGVRSVLCLPLMRQEHFSGVLYLENNLATNAFSPARLTLLGYIASQAAISIENARLYADVQRAKGELRQANDELERRVEERTHELKQAQARLVDTAREVGMSEVASNVLHNVGNVLTSAVINLETMHKAVGASRVSRLKQATALLLEHRESLAAFLALGARGGHLPEYLSALSDELVREQTQLLGDLDAMGQHVEHIRAIVQVQQIYARTSLLTEECDLGQLVDDALRIQMVALQRHGVSVQRELSPVPRVKVDKHKVLQILINLFSNAKYALSALPEGQRHMLVRLGVKGARARIQVVDNGMGIAPETRPNLFTHGFTTREDGHGFGLHSSALAAQLLGGNLMLESEGLGKGAVATLELPLT
- a CDS encoding tyrosine recombinase XerC, which gives rise to MEPLSPLLEKFRIHLEHEKGSSPHTVRNYLIDLVDFEKYLVGTMKLTLLAGSHAAIRGYLGTLAVDHAPSSRGRRLASIKSFYKYLVRQKLLSASPAKLVKSPKLPKSLPKVLPVDEVFAILEMPSLKTVLGLRDRAILEILYGGGLRISELCGLNLLDVDRSGRIVRVMGKGSKERLCPVNEPSIRALEAYLARRGELLATAHAGQDPEAMFLNYRGGRLTPRSIARHLDTYVVKCALTRKVSPHALRHSFATHLLGGGADVRSIQELLGHASLSTTQRYTHVTVEQLQQVYDAAHPRA